Proteins from one Triticum aestivum cultivar Chinese Spring chromosome 7A, IWGSC CS RefSeq v2.1, whole genome shotgun sequence genomic window:
- the LOC123153032 gene encoding ABC transporter G family member 45-like, with translation MAEVPPLTHAENREFLRILREARLRSGCGGAPGKVEVQFDDVSVHAGVPALPGVRAAKEILESAYLCGTQRTGIKILNTASGTIRSSRMTLVVGAPGSGKTTFLRALAGKLDPSLKFQGKVMYNGESISSTPHYMRAYVSQYDLHHAEMTVRETLNFSSNMMGSSNDFGVPLVFLLLLTLN, from the exons ATGGCGGAGGTGCCTCCATTGACGCATGCAGAGAACCGAGAGTTCCTTCGCATTCTCCGGGAGGCCAGGCTACG GTCGGGATGCGGCGGAGCTCCGGGGAAGGTGGAGGTCCAGTTCGACGACGTCAGTGTCCACGCCGGCGTGCCTGCACTGCCGGGCGTCCGCGCTGCCAAG GAAATTCTAGAATCTGCATACCTTTGTGGCACACAGAGGACGGGAATCAAAATTCTCAACACGGCAAGTGGCACAATACGATCATCAAG GATGACTCTTGTTGTGGGAGCACCTGGATCAGGAAAAACAACCTTTTTAAGAGCACTGGCTGGAAAATTAGACCCCTCTTTGAAG TTCCAAGGGAAAGTAATGTACAATGGAGAATCAATTTCCTCTACACCTCACTACATGCGTGCTTATGTTAGCCAGTATGATCTTCACCATGCTGAGATGACAGTGAGAGAAACACTTAATTTCTCTTCCAACATGATGGGTTCCAGCAACGACTTTGGTGTGCCCCTTGTGTTTCTTCTATTGCTTACGCTAAATTAG